The following coding sequences are from one Odontesthes bonariensis isolate fOdoBon6 chromosome 10, fOdoBon6.hap1, whole genome shotgun sequence window:
- the rgs19 gene encoding regulator of G-protein signaling 19 isoform X3 gives MADVLYTGPIPAERGVELAMGGGRSETSALSGTGGGQGMPTAPNSQRPNACCFCWCCCCSCSCLTIRNEEERQKRRRKKVSQDTKMETIPNCEACTKPSVEEIRLWSQSFDKLMRNPAGRNVFREFLRTEYSEENMLFWLACEDLKQEVNKSVIEEKAHSIYENYISVLSPKEVSLDARVREVINKKMQDPTPHTFEDAQLQIYTLMHRDSYPRFLSSSIYKLLVHSSSRTSLES, from the exons TACACAGGTCCGATCCCGGCCGAGCGGGGGGTTGAGCTGGCCATGGGAGGAGGTCGCAGCGAGACCTCAGCTCTGAGTGGAACAGGGGGGGGGCAGGGCATGCCCACTGCTCCGAATTCTCAGAGACCCAACGCCTGCTGCTTttgctggtgctgctgttgcAGCTGTTCATG TCTCACCATCAGGAATGAAGAGGAGAGGCAGAAACGGAGGAGGAAGAAAGTATCGCAGGATACCAAGATGGAAACCATACCAAACTGTGAAGCTTG CACCAAACCCTCAGTGGAGGAGATCCGGCTTTGGTCTCAATCCTTTGACAAGCTGATGAGAAACCCTGCAGGTCGGAACGTTTTCCGAGAGTTCCTTCGAACTGAGTACAGTGAGGAGAACATGTTGTTCTGGCTGGCCTGTGAAGACCTCAAACAGGAAGTCAACAAGAGTGTCATTGAGGAAAAAGCACATTCCATTTACGAGAACTACATTTCTGTACTGTCACCAAAAGAG GTGAGTCTGGATGCCCGGGTTCGAGAGGTGATCAACAAGAAGATGCAGGACCCGACCCCTCATACGTTTGAAGATGCCCAGCTGCAGATCTACACGCTGATGCACAGGGACTCCTACCCACGATTCCTCTCCTCCAGCATCTACAAGCTGCTTGTTCATAGCAGCTCCCGTACCTCATTGGAATCCTAG
- the rgs19 gene encoding regulator of G-protein signaling 19 isoform X2, with amino-acid sequence MCLRKRSGHHPPDLINAKIYTGPIPAERGVELAMGGGRSETSALSGTGGGQGMPTAPNSQRPNACCFCWCCCCSCSWNEEERQKRRRKKVSQDTKMETIPNCEACTKPSVEEIRLWSQSFDKLMRNPAGRNVFREFLRTEYSEENMLFWLACEDLKQEVNKSVIEEKAHSIYENYISVLSPKEVSLDARVREVINKKMQDPTPHTFEDAQLQIYTLMHRDSYPRFLSSSIYKLLVHSSSRTSLES; translated from the exons TACACAGGTCCGATCCCGGCCGAGCGGGGGGTTGAGCTGGCCATGGGAGGAGGTCGCAGCGAGACCTCAGCTCTGAGTGGAACAGGGGGGGGGCAGGGCATGCCCACTGCTCCGAATTCTCAGAGACCCAACGCCTGCTGCTTttgctggtgctgctgttgcAGCTGTTCATG GAATGAAGAGGAGAGGCAGAAACGGAGGAGGAAGAAAGTATCGCAGGATACCAAGATGGAAACCATACCAAACTGTGAAGCTTG CACCAAACCCTCAGTGGAGGAGATCCGGCTTTGGTCTCAATCCTTTGACAAGCTGATGAGAAACCCTGCAGGTCGGAACGTTTTCCGAGAGTTCCTTCGAACTGAGTACAGTGAGGAGAACATGTTGTTCTGGCTGGCCTGTGAAGACCTCAAACAGGAAGTCAACAAGAGTGTCATTGAGGAAAAAGCACATTCCATTTACGAGAACTACATTTCTGTACTGTCACCAAAAGAG GTGAGTCTGGATGCCCGGGTTCGAGAGGTGATCAACAAGAAGATGCAGGACCCGACCCCTCATACGTTTGAAGATGCCCAGCTGCAGATCTACACGCTGATGCACAGGGACTCCTACCCACGATTCCTCTCCTCCAGCATCTACAAGCTGCTTGTTCATAGCAGCTCCCGTACCTCATTGGAATCCTAG
- the rgs19 gene encoding regulator of G-protein signaling 19 isoform X1: protein MCLRKRSGHHPPDLINAKIYTGPIPAERGVELAMGGGRSETSALSGTGGGQGMPTAPNSQRPNACCFCWCCCCSCSCLTIRNEEERQKRRRKKVSQDTKMETIPNCEACTKPSVEEIRLWSQSFDKLMRNPAGRNVFREFLRTEYSEENMLFWLACEDLKQEVNKSVIEEKAHSIYENYISVLSPKEVSLDARVREVINKKMQDPTPHTFEDAQLQIYTLMHRDSYPRFLSSSIYKLLVHSSSRTSLES, encoded by the exons TACACAGGTCCGATCCCGGCCGAGCGGGGGGTTGAGCTGGCCATGGGAGGAGGTCGCAGCGAGACCTCAGCTCTGAGTGGAACAGGGGGGGGGCAGGGCATGCCCACTGCTCCGAATTCTCAGAGACCCAACGCCTGCTGCTTttgctggtgctgctgttgcAGCTGTTCATG TCTCACCATCAGGAATGAAGAGGAGAGGCAGAAACGGAGGAGGAAGAAAGTATCGCAGGATACCAAGATGGAAACCATACCAAACTGTGAAGCTTG CACCAAACCCTCAGTGGAGGAGATCCGGCTTTGGTCTCAATCCTTTGACAAGCTGATGAGAAACCCTGCAGGTCGGAACGTTTTCCGAGAGTTCCTTCGAACTGAGTACAGTGAGGAGAACATGTTGTTCTGGCTGGCCTGTGAAGACCTCAAACAGGAAGTCAACAAGAGTGTCATTGAGGAAAAAGCACATTCCATTTACGAGAACTACATTTCTGTACTGTCACCAAAAGAG GTGAGTCTGGATGCCCGGGTTCGAGAGGTGATCAACAAGAAGATGCAGGACCCGACCCCTCATACGTTTGAAGATGCCCAGCTGCAGATCTACACGCTGATGCACAGGGACTCCTACCCACGATTCCTCTCCTCCAGCATCTACAAGCTGCTTGTTCATAGCAGCTCCCGTACCTCATTGGAATCCTAG